The following are encoded together in the Arcobacter aquimarinus genome:
- a CDS encoding YceI family protein produces the protein MKLVTRLASAVVLTLGLANASEFALDKAHTNVGFTVKHLMITNVNGSFKAYDANIDFDGVKKSFNSFSATVETQSIDTGIEKRDEHLRSEDFFFSEKFPKMTFEMKSYVADGDEGKMKGDLTIRGITKPVTLEVEDIAMIKDFDGNNRVGFTLKGKINRMDYDLKWNKALEFGGVAVSDEVKIVVDVQAKEK, from the coding sequence ATGAAATTAGTTACAAGATTAGCAAGTGCAGTTGTATTAACTTTAGGATTAGCAAATGCAAGTGAGTTTGCTTTAGATAAGGCACACACAAATGTAGGCTTTACTGTTAAGCACTTAATGATTACAAATGTAAACGGTAGTTTTAAAGCATACGATGCAAATATTGATTTTGATGGAGTAAAAAAAAGTTTTAACTCTTTTAGTGCAACAGTTGAAACACAATCAATTGATACAGGAATTGAAAAAAGAGATGAACACTTAAGAAGTGAAGATTTTTTCTTTTCTGAAAAATTTCCTAAAATGACTTTTGAAATGAAATCTTATGTGGCAGATGGTGATGAGGGTAAAATGAAAGGTGATTTAACAATAAGAGGTATTACAAAACCTGTAACTCTTGAAGTTGAAGATATTGCTATGATTAAAGATTTTGATGGAAATAATAGAGTTGGTTTTACATTAAAAGGTAAAATCAATAGAATGGATTATGATTTAAAATGGAATAAAGCTCTAGAGTTTGGAGGAGTTGCTGTTTCTGATGAGGTTAAAATAGTTGTTGATGTACAAGCAAAAGAGAAATAG
- a CDS encoding HvfA family oxazolone/thioamide-modified RiPP metallophore gives MNMKKVLAGLFLGALLATTSAFANNGSCGAGKCGGEMKKEMKGSCGAGKCGTEMKKEMKGSCNTGKCGGEMKKEMKGSCGAGKCGGEMKKEMKGSCGAGKCGSK, from the coding sequence ATGAATATGAAAAAAGTTTTAGCAGGGTTATTTTTAGGTGCATTACTTGCAACTACATCGGCATTTGCAAACAATGGTTCTTGTGGTGCTGGAAAATGTGGTGGAGAAATGAAAAAAGAGATGAAAGGTTCTTGCGGAGCTGGAAAGTGCGGAACTGAAATGAAAAAAGAGATGAAGGGATCTTGTAACACTGGAAAATGTGGTGGAGAAATGAAAAAAGAGATGAAAGGTTCTTGCGGAGCTGGAAAATGTGGTGGAGAAATGAAAAAAGAGATGAAAGGTTCTTGCGGAGCTGGAAAGTGCGGTTCTAAATAA